Part of the Musa acuminata AAA Group cultivar baxijiao chromosome BXJ2-7, Cavendish_Baxijiao_AAA, whole genome shotgun sequence genome is shown below.
GTGCTGTCATTTGAACTTATGACTCTTGACATTATACCCTGTAGAATCTGCAACAAGCAAATCTGAAGCATGTGATACTAGGAAAAGATTGTGCAATAATGTTATTGCTTTATCTAGGTTCTAGCGTATGTTGAGTTGAGGAATCTCATCTATGTTGATAGCAAGCATTTATTTGTAAAGATTGCAACTCTAGtgatcattgacaaatacatttaCCTTAGCTGACAAGGCACAGAGGAAGAGAAAATCTGGCATAAGTGAAAAATGAACTATACCACTGCCACATGGCTAGTTAGAATCCATATTTACTTGTTTGACTGAATGTAATCTATCAACATTAGCAACTTTAAGTCCTATAATATAGTCCTTAGCTTCGAGTGGTGGAACTCCTACTATGCGGAATATATGATCCACCTGGAGGGCAACTGAAAGACATGCTCTGTGCTGTAGTGGGGGATGTGATCATGTGAGTACACTTGTCTAAAAGCCTCAAGTCTGCAGAAGATTGTTACTGTCATGTTGGATAGATTGTTAACCCAAATGCTGTAATTAATCTAGCAGTTCAATGCATATGTGAGAGAAGATGATCCAAAGCACACATGGATTCTGTAAATGAGGTTCATGACTTAGGTGATAGGAGACTATGGATTTAATCCCTTGAAACTTTAGAAGGATGATGACCTAAAGCTGGAGGAGGTAGACTAAGTGATAACAAACAACATACCCTGTGCCAGCAAAGAAGGCCAATGGAATCATCATCTCCCAGGAGTTTATATTCATGCTGTACAACCAGAAAAAGCTTGTTCAGATATATAGACTCAACTCATCTTGCCACCAGTATAATTATATTCATGTTGCCTCATACTTATATCTGAATCAGAAAACATATTGGTTGAAATCACAACATGGTGAAAAGACTAAAACTGGttttcaaaataatatatataaataacctTTCAGAGTTTGAAAATAACATATTTGTCCTAATAAATTTTGATGTGACACCCTTCTCATATGCATCTTCCAAATATTATGATCCTTTGCATAAATCCTTCCaattaaaattcataaaaaattaaTCACTGCCAAGTATAACTAGTTTgaacttaaaaatatatataaatatgtaaagTGCTCCTACTGTATCTGTAATCAAACTAAAGAGTATCAATGTCATGTAGAGTTTTAATTAAACTGATAAAGATTAACCACAATAATATGTATACAAGTTTTTATAATTTGTAGGGATGTACATGCTAAACTTATATTTAGTGGGACATATATTATTGTATGTTTGTCCATTTATTGGATGACAGGGCATTTTAATTTATTACTGTGGTGGCATTAAACTCATGTTGTGTGTTTTATATAGTATTCCATTGACCCACTCAAAAGGTGATTGTAATACAGAGTTCATGCTTCTCACCAGACAGAGAGAGCATCCACAGCTATTTCAGCATTCTTTAGATTACCTGCCAGTAGAACAAGTATCCTGTAATACCAGTTCTCCAAGCTGCTCAACAAGAAATAATATAAATGTTGAGATAATAGAATATAATAAGGTCATCAAAAGTTAACAATTACTGCTGTAGGCTTAACTGAAACAGTGTCATCTTTCTTCAGCTTGATTTGAAAATATGGCATTTGAAACATGTAGTTTTGGGCATGCTCTAATTAGTGTCAGTCGcattaattatggatgactaagAAATAACATCAATACACAAATGCATAAATGAATGTACTGATGGGTAGAAGGTTCTtctcgagaaaaaaaaaagtgaatataAAGCTTTTGGAATCAATTTGAGAACAATTAAGAGCAAGTCAATAGTGATAGCAATAATATTATCTTGATGATGCCACTCTTTTCCTCTTCAAACGTTATTAAAAGCTTAAAGCAATGCTTCTCCAAATTTATTTCCTAGCTTGAAACCCATCTCTGTAATACTTCTCTCGTGTGGTACTTTGCTTTTAGTGAAAGTCATTGATTTGtcttttattatttgaatttaaTTTGTAGAATAAGACTTGTAtggttttttgttttgttttgttttggtttAGGGCGTTGTAAATCCGAGCATAGAGGGACCAAAAACAAAGGCTATCAAGGAGAAGTAGATAACACAAGCTGAGAGATTATATATGTATGTCTCATTGATTCAACTATGATCCTCCAACCTAATGCAAATTCCATATATTTGTTTATGCAAGCAGGCACTGTGCACGGTGAGTTCGAGTCATGAATgggaaaggaagagaaagagcATACAAGAGATGGGTAAACAAAGTGGAAATACCAGAGCATGACACCGGATGAGACCGACAGCTTCAGAAACCCCCACAGCTCGGCGAATGCTTCAAAGGAGAAGCCCTTCCAAGTACGAGGACAACCCCCGCAAACAACGTACCCGAACTGACCCACCACCGCCACCCACCAAGAGAAGTCGAGCGTGAGCGTGGCGACGGTGAGCCCCAGCTTCAGCTTCTCCAGGAGCAACCAGCTGACGAGGACGTGGACAAGGAGGGCGAGGACGGTGAAGGCGGCGTTGATGGAGTTCTTCAGCTGGCACTGGAGGAACCTCTGCAGCGGGAACAGGAAGACGAAGGAGAAATGCATGGGCAGCAGCCACAGCGAGAGGTATCCGGCCTGCTCTGCTATCTCCCGCGGCTGCCCCAGCAACTCCAGCAACGGGGTGGCGTACAAGtacaaggggaggaggaggatggcGCAGACGAAGAGCACGACCCAGGATCGTTGCATGTACACACCCAGCATGTGGTACCGCTTGGCCCCGAAAGCTTGCCCGCACAGCGTCTCCATGGCACTCGCCATGCCAAGCTGCGCGGGGAGGGACCATGTTAAACATCCTCGATATGAAAGCAAGCATGCAGGTACGTGTCTACGTGTGTAAGTATGCACATATACCGCGGCACAACTTATCGACGGGTTTGATGTAAAATTGTGGAATAGGTTGGGAAAATGgatgaattttatatgatgaatagggaaatttttttaaattatatactcAATTTATGCGATGAGATcaattactcaaatcctaaattgATTCAATTGattgagttgcggagtcaactgaccgaataTGCAATAAGTCGTAAGAgatgatgatgcgccgaagaatcggacgaagcatcgaggaaccaatgatatgccgaacaatttggttaattgtttaggattaattgcctcgatcgaaattttattttacatgtgtaggattaactatgatggaaaacTAATGTAAGCTTAATCTTGGATCAGTATAATTGAAATATCTTCCGAGTGAAAGACTTTATGAGAGAGTCTACTAATCGATCGATCAGTAGTATGAATATGAGATCGATCCGTGAAGATCACGTAGCACAAGTGAAAAACAAAAGATAGATGATCATTGAAGAGAAGTAAGGGAAACGATCTCACCGGAGTGTTAATTTGATATCACATAAAATTTTGCTCGAGACGAGAGTTTCTCGGATATCATATAAAATTGAGGAATATGTAATGAAAAAAAAgcataaattttatttatcaaaatacgagatagattttttttaatcatgcacTCAAATCATATAATCAGATCAATTATTTAAATACTACATTAATCAGATTGATTGAATATTCCTACGTTGATCTTCTATCATTTGCTCCCATAAATTTTATGGCAATCAAAAGATTATTTTGTGGTTTTCATATGCATCGTTGTCGTCGATGGCCAACTCCGGCGAAACTACTAGTGTTTCTTTCCCTTCTTTTCCGAAGGACGTGAGAGAGATGAGGGTGCATACCATAAAGCCGAACGCAAACGACGCCACCACAGTGGTGGCGATGGAGAAGGACGCCAGCTCGAGATCACCGACGTGCCCTGCGTACGCCTGTGTGATCACGCACATTCCATACAAGGCGAGCCTTCCGATCATCGCCGGCCCCACCACCGCCCACAGCTTCTTCGACTCCTCCCACACTCTCCTCGCTAACCCCGTCCCACCATTTGTCAGCAGAGGGACGCTCTCCTCTTGGACCTCCATGTCTCATCTTCCTCCGCCGGTTCCACCGTCCTGTTTATAGACGAGCTTGGAGCCCCTTCAGCGAGAGCTTTGACTTCTTTCACCCACCCTGTACTATCAAACTTGGTTCTAACCTAACCGGAGGCCATGGTAGGTAACTATTGAGATTAGTACTTGCAGAGGCTTCATGAAGATTACCAATCTCGTTGCGTCCCAGAAGATATAGTCCGGGGAGAACCCAAATCAACGCAGTTGTCGTCTATCCGTGGCTCGTCTCGGGAGTCTTATCGGTGGCTGTTCACACACATGGTTCCATGTACCTTACCACATGCAAGTCCGCTTCAGACAACTTTCTTttcagtgattgagagaaaaggttAATCTTGGCTTCGTTGTTGCAGAAACAAAGATACGGTGCCATCCAGCTTACCGTATCTGATAAAACATGAGCCAACCAGAAGTCAGAGATGGCATTACTCTGAGTTGGTTCAGCTTTCATTATCATATGATAAAAAGAGAGACTTGTCATATGTACTTGCATTACATCACCAAGGAGACAAAAGATACATATCCTTAACATCTTGATTGTATATGTTCCTCTAAACATATTGCTCTAATTAGATTAATTATCACCATTAGTGCATGCACTGCTTCTAATTGGACAATGTCAACATTTTCCATATGCCCAAAGCCTTTGTCATTAGGAAGGAACTTTTGGGACGCAACAATACTGTCATCAGCTGTCACTTTCCTGTGAAGGATCATCCAAACTGCTCATTGTGATCGACGTTTGACTTGTTGTGGGCGTGAACAACGTGACCTCAGTGAGAACGATAAAATATTATTACAAGTAAAATAAGCATTTCAAGGAAGCACTAATTGGCatagttttttaaataaaaaattgtaaATATGATGTTGAGAGCATCGAATTAATGCTAATTTTGTCttctttctaaaaaaaaaaatcatattttgtgTTACTCTAATAATGGGGTGGTTAGATGATTCAGCATCATTAATAACAATTTATAGAGATTAGTGTTTAGATAGACTAGTTATGGATTACCTTATGTAATTAGTTACTTTTAGTATTTCAaaccttatattttcaaaaattatattaagatccctataattataattatgaaaataaaatatttaattttatcttttatcatATTGTTGATTATACTAACGAAAATACCGCACCGGtaaatcttatgatatttttatcaataaaatcgataacaagaaaagaaaccggattaaatattttatttttataaatataaaaattatattatattttttggattagaATGCTAAACATAACTaataagataatatgtaatttgTCTAGTTTAAACCGGCGAGGCACGGACCGGATGTCGACTGGACCGGACCTCGCAATAAAAACCGGCCCGCGGATCAGCCCGAGTTGGGGCGCCTCTCTCGATCAAGGGGACATGGCCGCCGCTTCCCTCTTCGCCGCCCTGCTCCGGCGATGTTGCTCGAGAAACCCTAGCGCTCCCAGCCTCCGGACCTCACCGTTTGCCTTACTCGAAAGCTCTCGGTCCTTCTCCTCGGGTCCTCCGACGAGCGAAGTCTT
Proteins encoded:
- the LOC103991528 gene encoding protein DETOXIFICATION 27; amino-acid sequence: MEVQEESVPLLTNGGTGLARRVWEESKKLWAVVGPAMIGRLALYGMCVITQAYAGHVGDLELASFSIATTVVASFAFGFMLGMASAMETLCGQAFGAKRYHMLGVYMQRSWVVLFVCAILLLPLYLYATPLLELLGQPREIAEQAGYLSLWLLPMHFSFVFLFPLQRFLQCQLKNSINAAFTVLALLVHVLVSWLLLEKLKLGLTVATLTLDFSWWVAVVGQFGYVVCGGCPRTWKGFSFEAFAELWGFLKLSVSSGVMLCLENWYYRILVLLAGNLKNAEIAVDALSVCMNINSWEMMIPLAFFAGTGVRVANELGAGNGKGARFATIVSVATSTTVGLVFWSLIIGFHDKISLIFSTSQVIQEVVNRLCILLAFSILLNSVQPVLSGVAVGSGWQALVAFVNIGTYYFIGIPFGLILGWIFELGILGIWAGMIGGTGIQTLILAILTIRCDWDKEALIARDRVKKWSVAADDIRTNS